The Mya arenaria isolate MELC-2E11 chromosome 16, ASM2691426v1 genome includes a window with the following:
- the LOC128222611 gene encoding uncharacterized protein LOC128222611 isoform X2 yields MALLSGLSIVSLLCLTHGYYYVSLPKYVSPGTPLNVVVHVTQSGSPVSFLAEIVASNDSDVASVRKSIVNDVPESLQVMVPSDLPKDDYKIVVSGTGGLSFHKEAKLSYEENILVFIQTDKTRYSGGQQGEL; encoded by the exons ATGGCGCTTTTGAGTGGCCTGTCTATTGTAAGCCTGCTTTGCCTTACACACGG atattaCTATGTCTCACTTCCAAAATACGTCTCCCCTGGTACGCCCCTGAACGTAGTAGTCCACGTGACCCAGTCTGGAAGCCCTGTATCCTTTCTGGCAGAAATTGTAGCTTCCAACGATTCAGACGTAGCCAGTGTCCGGAAAAGCATTGTCAATG ATGTTCCTGAAAGCCTGCAGGTTATG GTTCCTAGCGACCTTCCCAAAGATGACTACAAGATAGTTGTGTCTGGGACTGGTGGACTTTCCTTCCATAAAGAGGCTAAACTGTCCTATGAGGAGAACATTCTTGTCTTTATTCAGACTGATAAGACACGTTACTCTGGTGGTCAACAAGGTGAGTTATAA
- the LOC128222612 gene encoding CD109 antigen-like, producing the protein MDLPETIVQGEEFLLQVTVFNYLPSTQQVSVQIQHSDDMNHPIPAASITMVDSIGNTIDSLILLSLQLKVNSGEGKSTFVHFTPTKTGRITITAEARAGDLLRAAAVDQIQKQVNVVPYGILKRENIQELVNLTHLSSQQLTVSLQDPEHMAPGSKTVTVKMTGNFMKPSIDGLQRLLIMPHGCGEQNMVNFAPDVYIAKYLKTVGKLTKEIEDKAVQQVKFGYQNELRNMHRDGSFSAFGESDLSGSAWLTAFVLKCFGQARSIVKVDDQVLSRSMVWLLGQQDQDGSFREPGTSMRWVDQSGTKTGVSHTAFILIAMLENRGFKLVADSRLNNAITKAMHYLEAQINSPHDMYTVAVLCYALAKSGSSISPSCFNKLQTGALNQGDKTYWQHSRMVNKRANSRTAPSRAPSRDIEATSYALLTYSELGKLNEGRKVVNWLVSQRNPSGGFASTQDTVVSLQALSEFAAHFPMAPSSFPNYGLHLNTTGNNFVHEYQITPATYDTTYSFEVPSNVPSIDIYATGEGVAVIDVTISYYIQSDLQDPRISISATIIKESLNSLTVHNCMRWTGQTPSGMLLMEVERPTGFMTDVDKLNVQTIIKRQERNGRFHVLYFDSLAGNTQVCVDVKMDRSDPVVKSQACHVMVYDYYEPSYQAVTTYESGILKSTTICQVCPLCEWCNELSFPQIGVGR; encoded by the exons GTTAATTCGGGAGAAGGTAAATCTACTTTTGTACACTTTACGCCAACTAAAACTGGGAGGATAACAATAACTGCGGAGGCTAGAGCAGGGGATCTCCTCAGAGCTGCTGCTGTTgatcaaatacaaaaacaagtgAATGTCGTG CCATACGGAATCTTAAAAAGGGAAAATATTCAGGAACTCGTTAATTTGACGCATCTATCCAGCCAACAGCTCACCGTGTCCCTACAAGACCCAGAGCATATGGCCCCGGGTAGTAAAACTGTTACAGTTAAGATGACTG GGAACTTCATGAAACCAAGTATTGATGGTCTACAGAGGTTGCTGATAATGCCGCACGGTTGTGGAGAACAAAATATGGTTAACTTTGCACCTGACGTTTACATTGCTAAATATCTGAAAACGGTTGGAAAGCTTACTAAGGAGATAGAGGATAAGGCTGTGCAGCAAGTGAAATTCG GTTATCAGAACGAACTAAGAAATATGCATCGGGATGGCTCATTCAGTGCTTTTGGGGAAAGCGATCTATCTGGTAGTGCATG GTTAACTGCTTTCGTCCTTAAGTGTTTTGGTCAAGCACGCTCAATAGTCAAAGTAGATGACCAGGTTTTGTCAAGATCTATGGTATGGCTTCTTGGGCAACAGGATCAAGACGGCTCCTTCAGAGAACCTGGGACGTCAATGAGATGGGTTGACCAa TCAGGAACAAAGACAGGTGTTTCTCACACAGCGTTTATTTTGATCGCGATGCTCGAAAACAGAGGATTCAAATTAGTAGCA GATTCCCGCTTGAATAATGCAATCACGAAGGCAATGCATTATCTGGAGGCCCAGATCAACAGCCCACACGACATGTATACTGTTGCGGTGTTATGTTACGCCTTGGCGAAATCTGGCAGTAGCATAAGTCCGTCTTGCTTTAACAAATTACAAACTGGAGCTTTAAACCAAG GAGACAAAACGTATTGGCAACATTCACGGATGGTAAACAAACGGGCAAACTCGAGAACGGCACCGTCACGTGCTCCATCACGTGATATTGAAGCAACATCTTATGCTCTCCTGACATATAGTGAACTTGGAAAACTGAATGAGGGACGTAAGGTTGTCAACTGGCTTGTGTCACAGAGGAACCCGTCAGGCGGTTTTGCATCGACTCAG GACACTGTTGTGTCGCTTCAAGCTTTGTCCGAGTTTGCAGCCCACTTTCCAATGGCTCCGAGTTCATTTCCAAACTACGGACTGCATCTGAACACGACTGGAAATAATTTCGTGCATGAATATCAGATAACTCCGGCAACTTACGATACCACTTATAGTTTCGAG GTGCCATCCAACGTACCGAGTATAGACATCTACGCAACTGGTGAAGGAGTTGCGGTGATTGAC GTTACGATCTCCTACTATATCCAAAGCGATCTGCAAGACCCGCGCATCAGTATTTCTGCAACCATTATAAAGGAATCCCTCAACTCTCTCACTGTGCACAACTGCATGCG TTGGACAGGCCAGACACCTAGCGGAATGCTGCTTATGGAAGTGGAAAGGCCAACTG gTTTTATGACGGATGTCGACAAACTCAACGTCCAAACCATTATCAAACGACAGGAAAGGAACGGCCGATTTCATGTTCTTTACTTTGATagt CTAGCGGGAAATACGCAAGTGTGTGTGGATGTCAAAATGGATCGTTCAGACCCTGTTGTGAAAAGCCAAGCATGTCATGTGATGGTATATGACTACTATGAGCCAT CTTACCAAGCTGTTACAACCTACGAGTCAGGGATTCTTAAAAGCACCACTATTTGCCAAGTATGTCCCTTGTGTGAATGGTGCAATGAGCTTTCATTCCCGCAG atTGGCGTTGGTCGGTAA
- the LOC128222611 gene encoding uncharacterized protein LOC128222611 isoform X1 produces the protein MYESMALLSGLSIVSLLCLTHGYYYVSLPKYVSPGTPLNVVVHVTQSGSPVSFLAEIVASNDSDVASVRKSIVNDVPESLQVMVPSDLPKDDYKIVVSGTGGLSFHKEAKLSYEENILVFIQTDKTRYSGGQQGEL, from the exons ATGTATG AATCGATGGCGCTTTTGAGTGGCCTGTCTATTGTAAGCCTGCTTTGCCTTACACACGG atattaCTATGTCTCACTTCCAAAATACGTCTCCCCTGGTACGCCCCTGAACGTAGTAGTCCACGTGACCCAGTCTGGAAGCCCTGTATCCTTTCTGGCAGAAATTGTAGCTTCCAACGATTCAGACGTAGCCAGTGTCCGGAAAAGCATTGTCAATG ATGTTCCTGAAAGCCTGCAGGTTATG GTTCCTAGCGACCTTCCCAAAGATGACTACAAGATAGTTGTGTCTGGGACTGGTGGACTTTCCTTCCATAAAGAGGCTAAACTGTCCTATGAGGAGAACATTCTTGTCTTTATTCAGACTGATAAGACACGTTACTCTGGTGGTCAACAAGGTGAGTTATAA